A genomic segment from Microbacterium sp. SORGH_AS_0428 encodes:
- a CDS encoding amidohydrolase family protein produces MSRPRIDAVADVRIAGPGAELLPGAEVYDIVLHDGRIADIAPAGALRLTGAVHHADGAFVIPGLWDHHVHVTQWALAALREPLGDAVSAVDAAARMGRAAPGVDGRRVGTGFRDALWPDAPSLEVLDAATGDVPSYLINADVHSVWLNSAALAREGVSADGGVLREGPAFEMSRRLNELPEAISDAAVAAMADAASARGVVGVVDLDMVWNESSWQRRRSAGFDRLRVEFGVYPDLLERAIVAGLRSGDTLRGDDDGLITVGPLKAITDGSLGTRTAACSVAYADGPHPHGLLTIAPDELRDVMTRATAAGFDCAIHAIGDDALRHALDAYAATGAHGTIEHAQLVAAADIPRMARLGVAASVQPEHALDDRDLTDSIWATQTARPYPLRSLWAAGVELRFGSDAPVSPLDPWRAIAAAASRTRGGREPWAPDEAVSVDVALAASTHRGSADPDTISVGHRADLALLAADPRTVEPAVLREIEVVGTIVDGRVTHAL; encoded by the coding sequence ATGAGCCGGCCACGCATCGACGCCGTCGCGGACGTGCGGATCGCGGGACCGGGTGCCGAACTCCTGCCGGGCGCGGAGGTGTATGACATCGTCCTCCACGACGGGCGCATCGCCGACATCGCGCCCGCCGGAGCGCTCCGGTTGACCGGCGCCGTGCATCACGCCGACGGCGCCTTCGTCATCCCCGGCCTCTGGGACCATCACGTGCACGTGACGCAGTGGGCCTTGGCTGCGTTGCGTGAGCCTCTCGGGGACGCCGTCTCAGCGGTGGATGCGGCGGCCAGGATGGGGCGGGCCGCCCCCGGCGTGGACGGCCGGCGCGTCGGCACGGGCTTCCGTGACGCCCTGTGGCCCGACGCGCCCTCACTCGAGGTCCTCGACGCGGCGACGGGGGACGTCCCGAGCTATCTCATCAACGCCGACGTGCACAGTGTGTGGCTCAACTCCGCAGCACTCGCCCGCGAAGGCGTCTCGGCCGATGGGGGAGTCCTGCGGGAGGGTCCGGCTTTCGAGATGTCGCGGCGTCTCAACGAGCTCCCTGAAGCGATCTCCGATGCGGCGGTGGCGGCGATGGCCGACGCCGCGTCGGCCCGCGGCGTCGTCGGCGTCGTGGACCTCGACATGGTGTGGAACGAGTCCTCGTGGCAGCGACGACGTTCGGCAGGCTTCGATCGGCTGCGCGTGGAGTTCGGCGTCTACCCCGATCTGCTGGAGCGCGCCATCGTCGCCGGCCTGCGCAGCGGTGACACGCTGCGCGGCGACGACGACGGCCTCATCACCGTCGGCCCTCTCAAGGCGATCACCGACGGGTCGCTCGGCACGCGCACGGCCGCCTGCTCGGTCGCCTACGCCGACGGGCCGCATCCGCACGGACTGCTCACCATCGCACCGGACGAGCTGCGCGATGTCATGACGCGGGCGACGGCGGCCGGCTTCGACTGCGCGATCCACGCCATCGGCGACGACGCGCTGCGTCATGCCCTCGACGCGTACGCGGCGACCGGTGCACACGGAACGATCGAACACGCGCAGCTCGTGGCCGCCGCCGACATCCCGCGGATGGCGCGACTCGGCGTGGCGGCGAGCGTGCAGCCGGAGCACGCGCTCGACGACCGCGACCTGACCGACAGCATCTGGGCGACGCAGACAGCGCGCCCGTATCCGCTGCGCTCCTTGTGGGCCGCAGGCGTCGAGCTCCGCTTCGGATCGGACGCCCCGGTCTCCCCGCTCGATCCGTGGCGCGCGATCGCGGCCGCTGCGTCTCGCACGCGTGGCGGGCGCGAACCCTGGGCACCCGATGAGGCCGTCTCCGTGGACGTCGCCCTCGCCGCATCCACCCACCGCGGCTCCGCGGATCCCGACACGATCTCCGTCGGTCACCGCGCGGACCTCGCGCTGCTCGCTGCAGACCCGCGCACGGTGGAGCCGGCCGTCCTGCGCGAGATCGAGGTCGTGGGCACGATCGTGGACGGACGCGTCACGCACGCCCTCTGA
- a CDS encoding SCO4848 family membrane protein, protein MIVLLAALLLVNAIYNVVVWPRFYGRVAKDARARDAAGRPTRFLIVHAVLIGTALVLAIVSAGSAVWALVAG, encoded by the coding sequence ATGATCGTCCTGCTCGCCGCCCTCCTGCTCGTCAACGCGATCTACAACGTCGTGGTCTGGCCGCGCTTCTACGGCCGCGTGGCGAAGGACGCGCGGGCGCGCGATGCCGCGGGTCGCCCCACGCGATTCCTCATCGTCCACGCCGTGCTGATCGGCACGGCGCTCGTCCTGGCCATCGTGTCGGCGGGTTCGGCGGTCTGGGCGCTCGTGGCGGGCTGA